A genomic segment from Trichocoleus sp. encodes:
- the glf gene encoding UDP-galactopyranose mutase → MFDYLIVGAGFAGSVLAERLATQLEKKVLVVDRRNHIAGNAYDHYNDAGILVHKYGPHIFHTNSREVFEYLSLFTEWRRYEHRVLASVDGQLVPMPINLDTVNKLYGLNLTAFQLEEFFASVAEPKETIRTSEDVVVNKVGRELYEKFFRNYTRKQWGIDPSELDKSVTARVPTRTNRDDRYFTDTYQAMPLHGFTRMFETMLTHPNIKVMLNTDYREIQSIIPYKQMIYTGPVDEYFDYRYGKLPYRSLEFKHETLNEVTHQPAAVINYPNEHLYTRVTEFKYLTGQEHQKTSLVYEFPKAEGDPYYPVPRPENAELYKQYKALADATPNVHFVGRLATYRYYNMDQVVAQALAVYAKITEQRTWHPTETNGHAAAKTLA, encoded by the coding sequence ATGTTTGATTATCTGATTGTTGGTGCAGGTTTTGCAGGAAGTGTTTTAGCAGAGCGACTCGCGACTCAATTAGAAAAGAAAGTGCTGGTTGTCGATCGCCGGAATCATATTGCTGGCAATGCTTATGATCATTACAACGATGCCGGAATTTTAGTGCATAAGTATGGTCCGCATATTTTCCATACCAATTCGCGAGAAGTCTTTGAATACCTTTCTTTGTTTACTGAATGGCGGCGCTATGAACATCGTGTTCTTGCTAGCGTGGACGGTCAGCTTGTGCCAATGCCAATCAACCTGGATACGGTTAACAAGCTTTATGGACTGAACCTGACCGCATTTCAACTAGAAGAATTTTTTGCATCGGTTGCTGAACCCAAAGAGACAATTCGCACTTCTGAAGATGTGGTTGTGAATAAAGTGGGCAGAGAACTCTACGAGAAGTTCTTCCGCAACTACACGCGCAAACAATGGGGAATTGATCCATCAGAACTGGACAAATCTGTGACTGCCCGTGTCCCAACCCGGACGAACCGCGACGATCGCTACTTCACAGATACTTACCAGGCGATGCCCTTACATGGCTTTACTCGGATGTTTGAAACGATGCTGACGCATCCGAATATCAAAGTCATGTTGAACACTGATTATCGTGAAATTCAATCGATCATTCCTTATAAACAGATGATCTACACCGGACCTGTAGATGAATATTTTGATTATCGTTACGGGAAGTTGCCTTATCGATCGCTTGAATTCAAACATGAGACGTTGAATGAAGTAACGCACCAACCCGCAGCCGTCATTAATTATCCCAATGAACACCTCTATACCAGGGTGACGGAATTCAAATACCTCACGGGACAGGAACATCAAAAAACTAGTCTTGTCTACGAATTTCCGAAAGCGGAAGGCGATCCATACTATCCCGTTCCGCGTCCAGAAAATGCAGAACTGTACAAGCAATACAAAGCATTAGCTGATGCAACGCCTAATGTTCATTTTGTGGGACGTTTAGCTACTTATCGCTACTACA